A region of Culicoides brevitarsis isolate CSIRO-B50_1 chromosome 1, AGI_CSIRO_Cbre_v1, whole genome shotgun sequence DNA encodes the following proteins:
- the LOC134837959 gene encoding bicaudal D-related protein homolog yields the protein MDQRSSADQKKPTLEDFIIDMETRPPDNEDTTDVWAQLQQKEADLLLAAELGKALLEKNEDLKKQLDKTIEDYNAKIEKLEQDKHVLRRQLEVSASENDSHCSELQADISEMKTKLESQEALLKQCEREKNALIEELTAQNSRLSQELQKSNTIEMQLQTQLQEFKEQCSRRNMSIQDHVNSLDSLKSELKMILEKKNELEHRLQISAAEKETLQTLLSEASDRIHTLERGNREQETKYKITIQTLDRLERENGTLSERLESFDSQRSNTDHQSLLHEMGCDDLVDENSTPLLLKEAFTVFKQLKTLCQTLKSGHDDDSGLHSDISMDGSSLETTTPSQPSDSNNDTKFKRGMLSSITDDLVHTIMNLDAIQFKSMFEQTRNVVLEQEEELKRRQNRVMELESKLSVSEIELASAKEERNRARNDASNSTLAQDEVVSQARQDRDQAIERRTKAEIELAKTRVELMQANGQLLEAIQQKVELLQQLEQWQIDMHELIEEQMRNKLNDSALQNVKQQQSPQRPIRRSRLLDFLYR from the exons ATGGATCAAAGGTCATCCGCTGATCAAAAAAAGCCAACATTAGAGGATTTTATCATAGATATGGAAACGCGACCTCCAGACAATGAAGATACTACGGATGTCTGGGCTCAGTTACAACAAAAAGAAGCAGATTTATTGCTAGCTGCTGAGTTAGGAAAAgctttattagaaaaaaacgaGGATCTCAAAAAACAACTGGACAAAACGATTGAAGACTACAATGCGAAAATTGAG aaattggaACAAGATAAACATGTTCTACGAAGACAATTAGAGGTATCAGCCAGTGAAAATGATTCACATTGTAGCGAATTGCAAGCTGATATCTCTGAAATGAAAACTAAACTTGAATCACAAGAGGCCTTATTAAAACAATGTGAACGTGAAAAAAATGCCTTAATTGAGGAGTTGACTGCACAAAACTCTCGACTCTCTCAAGAACTGCAAAAATCAAATACTATCGAAATGCAACTACAAACACAATTACAAGAGTTTAAGGAACAGTGTAGCAGACGAAATATGAGTATTCAAGATCATGTAAATAGTTTAGACAGTCTCAAGAGCGagctaaaaatgattttggaGAAAAAGAATGAATTGGAACACCGATTACAAATCAGTGCAGCTGAAAAAGAAACTTTACAAACACTTCTCTCGGAAGCATCTGATCGTATTCACACTCTTGAACGTGGAAATCGTGAGCAAGAAactaaatacaaaataacGATTCAGACGTTAGATCGATTAGAACGAGAAAATGGGACACTGAGTGAAAGGTTGGAATCCTTTGATTCACAACGGTCTAACACAGATCATCAATCGTTATTACATGAAATGGGCTGTGATGACTTAGTTGATGAAAATAGCACACCTTTGTTGCTGAAAGAAGCTTTCACTGTTTTCAAACAGTTAAAAACTCTTTGTCAAACTCTGAAAAGTGGTCACGATGATGACTCAG GATTGCATTCGGACATTTCAATGGATGGTTCATCACTCGAAACTACAACGCCATCTCAACCATCAGATTCCAATAATGACACTAAATTCAAACGAGGAATGTTATCTTCAATTACAGACGACTTGGTCCATACTATCATGAATTTGGACGCTATACAATTTAAAAGTATGTTTGAACAGACACGTAATGTTGTTTTGGAGCAGGAAGAAGAGTTGAAAAGACGACAAAATCGGGTTATGGAGCTTGAAAGCAAA ttATCTGTAAGTGAAATTGAGCTGGCAAGTGCAAAGGAAGAAAGAAATAGGGCCAGGAATGATGCTTCAAACTCAACATTAGCTCAAGATGAAGTAGTTTCTCAAGCCCGACAAGACAGAGATCAG GCTATAGAAAGGAGAACTAAGGCTGAGATTGAATTAGCTAAAACAAGAGTTGAACTTATGCAAGCCAATGGTCAGCTTCTTGAAGCTATTCAGCAAAAGGTTGAGCTTTTGCAACAATTGGAACAATGGCAAATTGATATGCatgaattaattgaagaacaaatgagaaataaattaaacgatAGTGCATTACAAAAcgtaaaacaacaacaatcacCTCAACGGCCTATACGACGTAGTCGGCTTTTAGACTTCCTTTACAGATAA
- the LOC134838069 gene encoding non-canonical poly(A) RNA polymerase protein Trf4-1-like: MDPAVAWFQQEQDGPAKRIWLNIWETEQEQEQERERVLAAENKIKSSGSDTPHVTLDKTFNIQRKKAATGENRASTYNMNKNFNRLCGKYGGCPWRPQNFNYGRGIIGLHQEIEQFYNHMIPTPCEHALRVEVVSRIEQVVLSLWPTARVEVFGSFRTGLYLPTSDIDLVVIGRWEKLPLRTLENQLAVQGIANISTIRVLDKASVPIVKLTDRETQVKVDISFNMQSGVQSAELIKSYKKKYPPLSKLVLVLKQFLLQRDLNEVFIGGISSYSLILMCISFLQLHPRQNFSENSNLGILLLEFLELYGRKFNYMKTGISIKNGGRYMPKEELQREMVDGHRPSLLCIEDPLTPGNDIGRSSYGALQVKQAFEYAYIVLDQAVAQVNAFLNDCNKNSILGRVIRVTDEVIDYRKWVKANFEDKFIVLNQTKLTNALYRRGSTSSQDSSEESDMDQEAVVPVVSATQAQTITTQMLPPAVIVPSVSAMPQIYRPPALQNQQTIKPSKINERLNLARNRKVNQQQSSSTSNSSKEHSDRSFRDEPKRHDNGTIGDHTSNNTNKKKKGP; this comes from the exons ATGGATCCTGCGG tTGCATGGTTTCAACAAGAACAAGACGGACCAGCTAAACGTATTTGGTTAAATATTTGGGAGACAGAGCAAGAGCAAGAACAAGAACGTGAGCGAGTTTTGGcagctgaaaataaaataaaatctagtGGATCTGACACTCCACACGTAACATTGGacaaaacatttaatattcaacGGAAGAAAGCTGCCACAGGTGAAAATCGTGCCAGTACTTACAATATGAATAAGAATTTCAATCGATTGTGTGGTAAATACGGCGGGTGCCCATGGCGTCcacaaaactttaattacGGCAGAGGTATTATTGGCTTGCACCAGGagattgaacaattttataatcATATGATTCCAACACCCTGTGAACATGCCTTGCGTGTCGAAGTGGTGAGTCGCATTGAACAAGTTGTCCTTTCTTTGTGGCCTACAGCGCGGGTAGAAGTTTTTGGCAGTTTCCGAACAGGTCTTTACCTTCCAACAAGTGATATTGATTTAGTGGTTATAGGACGATGGGAAAAATTACCTTTGCGAACATTAGAAAATCAATTGGCTGTACAAGGGATAGCCAATATCTCAACCATACGAGTGCTCGATAAAGCTAGTGTACCGATTGTAAAATTGACGGATCGTGAAACTCAAGTAAAGGtagatatttcatttaatatgcAAAGCGGTGTTCAAAGTGCAGAGCttattaaaagttacaaaaaaaaatatccaccACTATCGAAATTAGTGCTTGTACTGAAACAGTTCTTACTTCAACGAGATTTGAATGAAGTGTTCATTGGCGGCATCTCTTCTTATTCATTGATTTTAATGTGTATTAGTTTTTTGCAACTTCATCCCAGGcaaaatttttccgaaaacTCAAACTTAGGCATCCtgcttttagaatttttggaaTTGTATGGTCGTAAGTTTAATTACATGAAAACTGGCATAAGTATAAAAAACGGTGGAAGATATATGCCGAAAGAAGAGTTGCAACGGGAAATGGTAGATGGTCATCGTCCTAGTTTGCTCTGCATTGAAGACCCATTAACACCAGGTAATGACATTGGTCGTTCAAGCTACGGTGCTTTGCAGGTCAAGCAAGCTTTTGAATATGCATACATTGTACTTGATCAAGCAGTTGCTCAAGTAAATGCTTTTCTTAATGactgcaataaaaattcaattttgggaCGTGTCATTCGCGTTACAGATGAAGTAATTGACTATCGAAAATGGGTGAAGGCAAACTTTGAAGACAAATTCATTGTTTTGAATCAAACTAAGTTAACAAATGCCTTGTACCGTCGTGGAAGTACTTCCAGTCAAGATTCGTCAGAGGAAAGCGATATGGACCAAGAAGCAGTGGTTCCAGTTGTGTCGGCAACACAAGCTCAAACTATTACTACACAGATGCTGCCACCTGCAGTAATTGTACCAAGCGTATCTGCTATGCCTCAGATTTATCGTCCTCCAGCTTTGCAAAATCAACAAACAATTAAACCATCTAAAATCAACGAACGATTGAATTTAGCTCGTAATCGCAAAGTAAATCAACAACAATCAAGCTCTACATCAAATAGTTCTAAAGAACACAGTGACCGCTCTTTTAGAGATGAACCGAAACGACATGATAATGGAACTATTGGCGATCATACTTCAAATAAtacaaacaagaagaaaaaaggtcCATAA